TATCGTATTCTACACCTCGCGTCGTCACTGCGCATCGAAGTCGATGGGAACAGTGTTCGGAGAGCATTGACGCTTTGCATCACGCAAGAACCGTCTATTGTCCCAGGGAAAGATCGGCAGAATTGAAGAGCACTGAGAAGTCTTCGCACCAGGTGAGCGCATAGCGATAGCGGGCTATATCGACACCGGCCGGCACGGGGTAATTGATGTTGCCTTCGGTCCCCCTGATGGGCCCGAGATCAATGTAGTCTGCTGCTTGGAGATCATTGGCTAGATAGATTCGGACATCGGGGCCATTGATGGTTTTGTAGTCTTCGTAGCGGATGATCGTCTGATCACCATCTTTCACGATGCGTACAAAGCCAGAGGCAGGATGGGCAGGAGTGTCGACGATCGGAATGCGTTTGGAAGGAGGTGTGATGACATCGGTTTCTTGGCGCGGGTTTTTCGCGGCATCGCCTGTAACGACGAGAGCGTCTTCGGTGGTGACACCCTTTTCCGGTGCTGGATCATTCACTACTTTGGTATCGAAAAGCGGTGAGAGGCCATACCAAGCAATTCCTATGAGGACGATGGATGCGGAGATAATAAGGAATGTCTTCATATGCCTACAGTGTAGCACTGCCGGTCTTTTGATAAAAAGGCCTTTTTATCAAACATTCGCCTCCTTCATATTCGCATGCGTGATGTAAATGATGATGAATTTCATAGAAGTATTCGATAAAGAAAAAGTGGGTGGCGGAATCAACGACTCCACCACCCTGATCTTATAGGCGGTGCTAACCCCACCGACTCTACGATTGCCAATATGCCCTGATACGGTAACTTGCAGGATAAGTGCGGCGTATCGTCACTTCCGGATAATCACGCAGATTGGCGATAGCTAGATCCACTCGTCGGCGGCTCGCAGGCAAGCCAAGATGCATGATGACCTTTGCGGTGCCAGTGGAGTACCAGTCCAGATGGGCACCAGTAATTTCGTGAATGATATTGACGAATGCCTCGACCTGTTGGGGCGTACCCCAGAAGTCGGCGACATTGTCTCCACATACCCCCATGAGCCAGCTCATCGGGCGGAGCTCTGGCTCTTGGTGAGAGTCTTGCAAAGGAACATCTCTACGTAACCACATAACCATCTCCTTCTAAAGTTGGTGGTTCTAGTTAATAGCAAGCGTTACTCGTTGTCAATCATCCTGATTAACTCCCTCGAACCCCCTTCAGATTCGCATGCGTGATACTGTTGAGTGGATTAGAATAATCAATGGAGGGACCTCAAGTAACGAGCAAGTCCGTCTTCTTTCACAGATCCGATGATCTCATCGGAGACATTTTTTAATT
This is a stretch of genomic DNA from Candidatus Moraniibacteriota bacterium. It encodes these proteins:
- a CDS encoding DM13 domain-containing protein; translation: MKTFLIISASIVLIGIAWYGLSPLFDTKVVNDPAPEKGVTTEDALVVTGDAAKNPRQETDVITPPSKRIPIVDTPAHPASGFVRIVKDGDQTIIRYEDYKTINGPDVRIYLANDLQAADYIDLGPIRGTEGNINYPVPAGVDIARYRYALTWCEDFSVLFNSADLSLGQ